acatCACTCTTAGGAACGCACTCGTTGCACTTTCAACGTAAAAAATTCCAAgaagatagaacgagagagatcgagagagagaaaaaaaaaggagagaaaaaaaagaagaaaaaaaaagatagaaaaaagaacaaaaataaaaaaaaaattaaaaaaaaaaaaagaagtttcgtACAAAGAACCAGAATACTCACGTTACACTGACATTACTAACATAACTTTATTACAGATACGTCAACATGAAATATATACcgtctaataaaatatcttaacgGCCGCACATCCTCATTCGTCAACCTACATACGTTTTATCGTCAGACGCGTCCTTGACAGACACATCGGGGGAAACGAAAGTCTTATCGATGTGGATATACAACAACGTTTGGTACAATGTTTAACGAATgtaacgatgataaaaaagaacggacgataataaaaaaaaaaaaaaagtgagcgAATTATTAGACGGATGTGAGTCCTTACCTGGCAACTGAGTCGTCGCAGAAGGCGTCGACGTGGTCCGTTGCAAGCGATACTGGGCAGTAGGATTAGGAGCACCAGGATTTGGACCGGGTGGAAATTGGCTGGCGGTAGGAGACGTAGGTGGGGGAAAGGTTTCGGCAGGAAACGGGGATTGCCTTGCTGAGGCTGGAGTTCCAGGCGAAGGCATCGACCTCTGCTGTTGTTGTAGTTGTTGTTGCGCGGTCGGTTGTTGCTGAGATCTCACCTGGTTAACGTTAAATAACCTCGGAGTGGTGCCGTAATTGCCCTACGTCACAAAAACGATAATGCAATTCATCGAGAGAATCTCGATACGTTGACCTCCCTCCCGACCTCACCCAAAGATACTAAAGAAGAGGCTACTCACTTGCGTTACCCGAGGTGACAATGGTTGCGGATGAGAAAACGACAATATGTTCGCAGGAGAATGCGGCGAGAGTctcgctgctgctgctgacACTTGTTGACCgctgttaaaattattattcacaaTGGGActatacaaagagaaagattcgTCAAGTACGACCGATCGAGATCAAATTAAGATCGATTGcgtcggaaaaaagaaaatactcaCTGTTGTGGTAACGTCGATGGGTGAGAGTACGAATGAGCGAGTCGGTGACCGGAAGTGATCTGGACGGATCCCCCGTAACCCGGAGAAACTTGGGAGTCAGGGACGCTCGATCGCTgcgaaaacgaaacgaacggcTCGTTAATCGTCAAATTCGATCTTCTCTACTCTCGATCGTGAAAGGAAATTATCGTAGAGATACCTGTAGAGATACGTTTGGCGCAACggtattatttaatagattatcgatattatgtaTGCCAGTCGTTATTTGGTCCGTCGCTGTTGCGTTCGATGGGATGAGcagttgttgctgctgttgttgctgcagCAATCTTTGCTTCaattgttgctgttgttgctgttgtatCAGTTTACTACGCTGCTGTTGTAACTGCAGCTGCTGTTGTTGCGTAAACTGCGCGGTAGTCTGCCTCACGACCAACTGAGCGTTGAACCTCATCCTCGCTTGTTGTTGATACATCGGAGGTGGTTGGTAACTATGACTCGTCGTCACGGGTGTCGTTACCAACTGGAACCGTAAGGGTTCAATTCGCACCAAGTAAACGACGTGAAAGGTCGACGTTACAAGCATCACGAGGACTTACCGCGGTGGAATAAGCAGGAGGCGTGCCAGGTATGGTTATGGTGGAAGACGTTGGATTTACGGCAGTCTCGCATAACATCAACGACTTCTGGATAGCGTTTATTGccattttttcattcatgGCATTGTTTTGCGGTGCCTCGATAACGTCCAGGAGGTTTGCTATCGCAGACGAATCTATTGAATCAAAATTACAATATCTATAATCGCAATACTTTCGCTGTCACGCTCGACATCTTCGAGGaatgttcttttatattcttttcgtaCGGATATgcttttcgttcttttgtacgcatacacacatatgcgATGCAAAGTACGTAAAGCGTTAACAACAACGTTACTGCCGCGACAGCGAAAGTGTACGGATCGAGCACCTCAAAGTCTGGTTCGTCGGCGTTAAATAAACTCGTCGCGTTAAACGAAATCAACAAGTTTTGCAACAATTACCTGTGATAGCTTCGTCCGGAACAAATTCGATAACTTGATCCAAAATATCGGAGAGATCTGGATCGGACGATTGGTTATCCCAAGTAGTTGGGTCGGTACACGTTTGACGGTATTCTCCGCTATCTCCAAATTCCGAATCCACTTGACCCAATTGTGGCCTTTGTTGCtgtttatcgaatatattagaACGAGTAACGAACGTTTACGCGCGCTTCGACGAAGCTGGacgaatcgtttgaaaaagtaGTTACCTGACTTAGCATGTGACTGAGGTAGGTGTTGGTTGCTTGACGAGGTAGTTGTCTCGATTGGCTTTGGAGAGGAGTACGAGCCGAAGTAGCCGTGGTTGTGATCGCATTGTTCCCACCGACCGTTTGCATGTGGCCACCTGTCCAcggttgctgttgctgttgctgttgttgttgctgttgctgttgttgttgctgttgctgctgctgctgctgctgctgttgctgttgttgctgctgttgttgttgctgctgctgctgttgctgttgctgttgggACTGGTGTTGCTTTAAGCGATCGCTACCACCACCGCCACGTGGAAGTTTATCCTAAAAGTAAAGTAAGGCGTACGTATGTATCCGGTTACGCACTTGTGTAGCCGTTTCCggtctaataatatataagactAAGATATCCCAAGTATTTACTTGCGGCGTTGCCGATATCACAGACGCGGGAATAGGTGGTATGGTTGTTGGTTGAGGCGGTTGTTTTGCCAACAACGAAGCcaacattttgtttttctcccATAGTTTGCTCGTCGCGTTCGTCGAAGCATTGGTACCCGTAGAAGACACCTGGTGCGAACCATCCATCGGCCGTTTAACGGCTATATTGAGATCGCCATCGTCGCCCGGTCTTTTCTGACCCACTTGAGCGGTACTACCGAGCCCGCTGTGATCGCTTCCCGATTGTGACGGTGAAGGGGTACTGTTCCGAAATCCAAGACTCCGCAAAAGAGGATCGTCGTCCCGGGTCTGACACatgcgaagaaaaagagaaaagaaacgacgtaagaagaagagagaacgacacgaagaaaggaaaagacggaaggaaggaaaggttTAGCAAAAGAGTCGAGCCAATTTGAAACCTCCTGTTGTGTCGTCGTTGCGTAAGagacgatatatgtatacctgtTGCTCCTGTAATTTCCTCTCCTCGTCCTGATCCTTCAATAACTGTTGAAGAAGttcgttcctctttttcaATCCGGCCCGGgcctcctcgtcctcgtcgtcatttttctcatttagtAACTTGAAATATAAACATCTTTAGCATAGGatctaacgaagaaaaaggaacggcTTGGCGCGCGCATAAAGATATACTCCAAGATGAGATAagagaaagtataaataaacgCGGAGGATTAAGAATAAGAGGGAATCACCTGCAGAAGCATATTATTTCCAAGAGAAGATTTGGAATGCTCCATGTTCGGTTTTGGCATGTTGCTAGGACTCGTCCTCATTTTGTTGTTATGTTCAGAATGATAATCGTCCTCGTCTTGCTGattcaacaaaattttcaatatcctGTGTTTGTTTTGGTTGTCCGAATCGTTATTCGCATTGTCCTGACTGTCCTCACTAGCACTGGAGCCTTTCGTTAACAAGTTTCTGAGTCTACCGGACTCGGTGGACACGACACTATTTTGAGTTTCGGCGGGCGTGGAGGCATTCGTCCTCGCGGTCGCGTTGTCCATCGTGCCGCTGGTAGGGCATCCgctctttccttcctcgatCCTCTTGGCATTGAGTCCAGGCAGAATGACCGGGGCCGTCGCGGCGGCCGCGATGGCTACGGAAGTGGCGCCGTTTCCATTGACGTTGCTGTTGACGCCGGTGTTGTTGGCAGCCGAGGCAGCGGCCGCGGCCGCGGCCGCGGCAGCGGCGGCCGCAGCCGCGTTGTTGCCGGtcaacgtcgacgacgactGCGATTCCTGTAGCGGACTGAACGGGAAGGAATTACTGAAGGTGTGCGCCGCGTTGACCGAAGACGACGGGCTGAAAGCGCGTAGGGGACTGCAGTGAGACGGCACCGCTGAATTAGAGGAAAACGTTCCTCCTCCCTGGGGACTCGGCGATGTCGGGGCTGGCTGAGAGGGTGGTCGCGAATCTGTTGGCCCGCTTCCTCTCGACTCGGGCCTTTCCGGCCAACCACCGCTACCGTCCAAGTCCCATGTCGAACCGCGGAAGAGCTCGAATTCCAAGTCCATGCTCCCCGAAAAGTGGTTGAACGAATTACTCGTACTTAGTGACGCTAACGAGTTGCAAGAATCGCCGGTACTAAAGGCGATCGAGTTCGACGACGTAGCAACGTGCGTCGTCCCCGTCAATCCACGACCACCACTGATACCACTCACTTGACCGTTCAGATGTGCCACGGACATCAACAGACCACCcacgttattgttattgttaccattattattattactattattcgcACAACGGTTACTAGAATGTCCCGAGCACACTTTGTTGTTGGAAAGCTGACCACCCTCGATAGGCGTTAAGTCATTGTCCCTATCATGGACAAAAACCAAAACACATGTATCTCTGCCAGTTAGCACCATATCTCTTAACGCTAGATcttgtacaattttttttttttatctatgtgCAATGATACGCAGTGTACgagtatatatgcgtgtatatgtctTGTACGAATTTCATCGTCCTTCAGTGAACAGTGTGCGCGCCCTCGGGTCTCTCccataaaaaaaatcgactaGTTTATCGAAGCCAAACTTTTAATCCGTCTGCTCCTCGTTTCCTGGAACAGCCAAGACAGATTGAAAGAGGGAGCAAGACCAACGATACTCCGCACTGTTCATTGAAGCGAAATTTCGACCTAGATCAGAGCCTTTCTGCTTTTTTCGTTGCTTAACGTTGAACACGCGCACACCGTGAAAGTGCGTACGGATATAGAGCGTTCGTAGTTGTGTCTGGGCTGgttgcgtgcgtgcgtgcgtgcgtgcctgtgtgtatgtgtgcgtgtgtgtgcgtgtgtgtgtgtgcgcgcgcgcgcaccaCTTACAGCACCGTATTCTTTAAACGAATTCCAGTCGAACGAGAATAGGATATTACGTATCGATCGGATATCATAGCAGCGTTTCTGATCTTTCAAAATTATCGTTGGACACAGGCTGGATGGTCGAAGTAACGATAGCGAAtcttattaaatgaaattgataCGATGAAATAAGCGAGCGTTGAATCGTGCTACACTTGTTACAATTAGTTCAACCATTGATGCGGAAACGCGTATTAACGTTCGATATAGGAAAGGCAATGTGATATTAGAAACAGagtgttattttaatttcaagagTGGCCAGATCTCCAACACCGAAAAATACTTCAAAGTACGCCTCATGCATTCCCGTATACAATCGATAAGAAACAATAACGTAATGCGAGTACGAGATTTCGCATTCCTACAAAGCTCTCGTAAAATCGTGGCATAAGATCAACGGTAAAACAGTTAGATGCGTGACAAGCAATAATTCGTTCGCGCGAATGAGAATAAAACAGAGAATAGGGTTTGAAGTAAGTACAAAGAGGAGAGTCTTGTGGAATTGTAAGATACCCAACCTGAGTTACATTCGATCAGgatagaaagatgaaagattgcgggagagaaacgaaagaaaagaaaccaaaaagaaaaagaaaaaaggaagaaaaaacaggaGAAAAAGGTCCATCGTCAAACACCTACCCCGCCATGTACACCGAGTTTGCCGAGCTTCGCTCCCGATCGTCGCGATCGTTGTTTCGTCGACTCGTCGACCGACGTAATACCGACTACTCCGAAAGTAGCGTgggggggaggaggagggttCGTTTCGGGTGTTTACGAATGTCGTGTGTCGAGATTAGAATCGAAAGGAAGATTTACTTACCCTATGATGGAATTGGTGGCCATCATGAAGTCCGTGTCGTGGCCGTTCATCACATTCGCTTTGAAAAGTTTTGACTTTGTTTGTATATTAAGGAACTTATCAGGACTAACGCGCAGTCGATACACGGCGCTCGTACTCTCTCCGACTTGAAGCGTATCGTTCAAATGTGCAGTTAAATTATTGAGATCATGAGGGTGGCACAAATCCTTTATCGTCGTACCGATCAAGTCCTGCAAAACGACGAGGAGACCGATTGTAAGAAGCCACGGAGGAGGAACGGTGCGTTGAAGGGTCGAACGAATCCTCTCAGACTTCGCGCGCGTTTACGTAGGTGCAATCGCAGATTCGAGAAACGACGATACTCGAGAAATGACAAAAGGGACCAAAGCTTTCGGTCGTCGCGTGGGAAAGAAAAGTCTTACATACCCTTACCTTGGTCAGATACTTGGCATAAGCGGACGACAACCAACTAACGTCGACCGCGATGATCTTGCCCGCTGTATCCAATTTAACGGTGAATTGCTCGATCGGTGTACCTACGGGCTTCTCGTTCGGTGGTATTCTACGTGCCACGCACATTACGCAAGGACCGATGTCTGGCGATTCGGAGGACACGTCGCCGCTCTCGAGTCGCTCGGTATTACTCGGCAATAGCGCCGAACAGATTTGCATGGACTCGTATTTCGATACCCGTTGTTGCTTCTCCTCCATCGTCTCGTCTTTGTCATCGGGAGGCTTTACCAGGAAGCGGCAATTGAAAGTACGATTCCTCGTTTGAGGCTGCGGCTCGCTCGTCCAGCCTGTGATAAGCGTAAACAAGAAACGAAATCAAACGAATTTTCTTGAGAGAAACGACGAGTACGTTCTACCGGCGAAGGGATAACCCGATCAACGCGAGACATATCCTCCCGATTGATCCAATCCCGACATAATTATCGATCGCAAACGACGTTTGCGCGGCTTTCGTTATCGAGATACCGACCTAATGACATGGGCAACAACGTAGGCATGAAGGTGTTGTGATCTCCATGatgtatgatattatatatatcctttcccAATACATCGTCCTTCGTATAATTGATATACTGGGTAATGTTATCCGTTACGTATTCCACTCGTCCCTCGCTATTTAAGACGAACAGGAAGCCGTCTAACGCctgcaaaaataaagaaagaagaagcaaataTAGATACACAGTTACACGTGGGTATCGTTAAATACGATGGaacaaaagggagaaagagagagagaaagaagtcgTCGGGCGAAAAGGAAAGCAAGTAGGTACCACCTTTCGTAGGAAGCTGTTAATAGTCTTACGAACAGTATTCTTTTTGATATCAGCCTAACACACGCGCACAGACGTACACGAGCATAGCTCGTACTATTTCCTTACGTGGCCAAGCTGTTCTCCTTTTAACAACTTCCTGCAAATAATTGATCGAGATCGGATCTAAGCCGCGTTCCGGATTGTTAACCGACACGCGGTGATtgttgtcttcttcttcttcttcttctcttaaatATCAGTCTCTAAGAAGAAGACGATGTCGACGCACGATTGCGTTCAATTAACCATCGAGAGCGTAATGCATCGGTCGAAATTTAGACGTTCCGTCCTCGTCGTTCTTGCTTACCTCCAATAAGATAGGGCCAACTTGATCGTTGGACAGTATGTTAGGATTCGACGAAGATACTTCCCCTTGTTGCACGGCATGACTGTTGGAACCCTCTTGTTGCCTGATGTGCCGAATCTGTAAGGCAAAGCGTTGCTGTCAGAAAATAAGCGTTGACGTATTTTAGTAAGCATAAATGCATAGTCGGCACGTGGTAGGTTGACCTACTAAAACTGGATGGTAACCATCAAAAATCTGATTATTTTGCAGGAagcttttttatcttatccgACGAAAGGGGGGGGGGACAGGAAAGACGGAATATCcggtaaaaagagaaacgtgtttttattttctttcttgttttttcgaattaaatattattcacgaaaaaaggaaaggaaaggaaaaggtaaAGGATACGACGAGCGAACGTTACTCGCGCTAAAACCTTTATATCGCACGAGTTTTCACGGCTCGATATTACGTAGTAGTATCCGACGACGAGATCCAACATATCGACGAGAAGAAATTTTGTACGAATGACGCATACCGCTCCGATGCACTCCACGCGCGCGCACTTCGACTCCTACAAATGCAGTTTCATTTGTCTCTCCGAGTCGAAAAAGGAACGACGCGCCGACGATgctaaaaatttttataacgtaAATCAGCAGTCGAGCAAAGCTTTCACCGCTTATTCtagatttcgaaaaataaaaaaggaaagaaagagaaagaaggaaaaagaaaaacaaacaccTTAAAAGACGTACAAAGAATCCTGCATTCTCTTTCGCCGAATATACGTtctattcgtttttctcttgCCGCGTCGTCGCAACTTCACGCGCAAAGATAGTACGAAACGCCGCTTCGACGACGCGGTGGATCCTTCGAAGTTTGcgtttttaaatcgaaatcgaGCTCGAATCGCACGCGATTGTATAGACGTCCCTTCGTAAAAATGTGTCCTTTACCTTTAGAAATCGTTCGACGTaaggagaacgagagagaaaaagaaacgattagaTGCGCGCGACGAAGGGAAATTCATCGACGTCGAACGTCGAGCCGATCGtgcaaataaatgtaaatgaagaagaaataagaagaacgcACGTTTTCGcgattcgttcgattcgaCGACGATCGCGATAGTACCTAAACGGGCAGGCAAGGCGgacgaacgagaaaataatcaGGTTGGGTGACCTCCAGCCGCCATTTTAAAACCAAAATAGTCACGTGTTCTGGAATACTCTATATACAATGGATGCATCCACGAGGCGCAGTTTGGTTGCAACGATATCGCCTCGTCGTTTGCACTTTCGCCGAGCGTTCGTAAAAGTTTCAAACCGATCGGACGGCTCGATCGAATGACTCATCGAGCGAGATTTAACGAATCGAAAGCGACGAACGATACTCGCCGAGGAAGATAAATTCGCAAGATATATTCTACGTTAGGACCGTCGACCGTTTACGTATTCGATCCTtgagaaattcgatcgataggCGTTAACGCTATGTGTCATAATCAAAGATTCCACGTAAAAAGAAGAGCGTTATCCGCAAGGGTCGCTTCATTATTTCGTACGGAAAGCGCGAGTAAGGTAGGTCAAGCTAAGACGTAGCGCATGAAATTCATGAGACGACGTTTCGAACAATGGGCGAGAGGTTCTCCTAAAGTTCGTAAGCATCGCCAACGATAACGGAataagatcgaaagagagCCAAAGACGATCCTGTTCGAGATGAGTCATTTTCGTTCGGTGCATCGTCCCCGATGCCGGTAAGAAGATCCCCCGAAGAGCTTATCTCttcgagaggaagaaaggtaagagataaaaagatttcatCGAGGATccgtcgaaagaaagaaagaaactaccTCGGACATCGTCGTAAATACGTCAGAGAGAACTTACCGTTGCAGAACGTACGGTAGGGGGTGGGGAACTGGCGGCACGCGAGCCGCATGCGGCTCTTTCTCCTATTTGCCTGTTCCGGTAAGATGGGAGGAGACGATCCCCCCACCCCCTCTGTCGAAGCTGGCTCCTCTATCGCCTCGCGAGCCGCACGGCTTTTGTCTTTAACGAGATGCATGGATTGGTGGCTAGTGAACGGTGGGGAAACGGATTGATTGACGGCGAGGATCGTGCGGCTCGCGGAGGAGAAGAAGTTGCCCACCCCTGACGtacgcgaaagaaagagaacaaaaaaataagagagaagttCTCTGCAAAACCGACCGACATTCATGGTCGCCGAAGGAAAGGGGAGAAGTGTCGAGCGTCCTTGAGCTCGTATTTCGCGGCTCCGATAGATCGCGCTCGTAATCTCGATGGATTTAAACGGACGGACGTGCGGCTATGACGAGGACGACTAAGACTATGGCTATGACTATCAAAACGGAGATGCGGACGAATAAGAGTCAACGACGGCGACGATGACGGTAACGATGACGGTGACGGTGACGATGACGCTGACGCTGACGGTGACGGTGGTAAAAATGGCGACAGTAAAGAAGATGTTGCTGCTGCGGCTGCCGCtgttgatggtggtggtggtggtggtggtggtggtgNNNNNNNNNNNNNNNNNNNNNNNNNNNNNNNNNNNNNNNNNNNNNNNNNNNNNNNNNNNNNNNNNNNNNNNNNNNNNNNNNNNNNNNNNNNNNNNNNNNNNNNNNNNNNNNNNNNNNNNNNNNgtggtggtggtggcggtggtggccTCGAAAAGTCGGTGACTCCACCGAGTCCGACAAACGGTGTGCGATGTTGCCGCTAGTCGTTTCACGATGGCACACGCATATGCGCGTGCgcgtgcatatacatacatatgtacgagtATCGCGATACCTCTAGCTCCATTTTAGCGTGATAAATTCTTAACTCTCTTCCTCCCCTGAATTCTTTATAAAGTACAAtttatgaagaagaaaaaatccaaACGAAGGGAGCAGCtaaaaatggataaaaaagaaacctcGTTCGTCGCTTTTCGTACGCATAGATATACCTTCTTCTTATCGAGGTCAAAGTCCGCTCTAGACCTAGAGAATCGAGAAGAAGATCGAAATACGAGGCTGCGAAttctttcgattcgtttctcCTCTCAGGAGACTCGATCGTTGctgccgccaccgccaccgccgccgccgccgccgtcgtcgtcgtcgtcgtcgtcgtcgtatctCTTTGCCTCCTCaccctccttttcctctccctttcctaCTAGCCGCCTGTCGGTGCCTCGCTGAAAGATCGTGCGCAACGCGTTACTGCGCACGTGACGTCACGCAGATCCATGCTCAGGTAGCTCTCTCGGGTTGTAACGCCGCGAAAAAGGACGCTTCCTATTGATCTCAGTGACGTCACTCAAGGTCACGTCACGAGTTCTGTCCGTCCGTCCAACCGTCTACTCTCCGTCTTGTTgcactatctatctatccatccatctccctctttctcgctctctcctaAGCTTTCTCTCACTATCTTTGCCATtcatactttctttctttagttttCATCGTTACGTCGCGAATACCGTTGCAAAATCAGAACGTCTCTTTCCAGAGACGACCGAGTCCCTTCCATCGAACGTACCTGCGCAAATAGACTAGACAAGCCGACAACGGCCCCGACGAATCTACGAAGATCGATTGGATCTATCGAAAAGTTCTGTTCGCTTAGAGTACGAAGAAAACGCATCTATCGGTATCGACGAAAAACTAGACATTGTCGATCGAATCGTAAAACTATTAAAGATCAAACATTATCCTGCGTAggatacgtaaaaataaaattcaaaaagaaaagtgcaAAGATGCGTTTTCTGTTATTTCCGAAACAGATgcgcaaaggaaaaaagagaatgaagaagaaggcaCAGCGCGAGCgaagtttcgtttcgtttcgttacgAAGCTGTCGCCTTCGGAATCGACACGTGCTCGGCCGTGAAGCGCACGATTCTAGCGCAACGTGCTCGCGCGAGAGAGTTAGTCGGCGAGTGACGGTGCGCGTGTGTGCtgcgtgtgagagagagagagagagagacagagaagacgGGAAGTCGTaacccttctctttccttcgacgcgatacacgcacgcacgacgCACGcactcgcgcgcgcgcgcacacatcCATTCCATAGCCGGTAACCGGGCAAAGTACGGACACCTTTCTGCGATTTGCGAAACTCTGCCACGAGCCACGAGCAGCGAGACagctctctcttcttcctcgagaAACGAGATCGATGCTTGTCGCATTTGTGCCAGCGACGCCAAAACTGAACCTCACGAACGTGTAACTCTATTGCCGAATCATAATTCGATGCGCTGCGTAAAGTAAGCCTAACAGGATTTCATCGAATCGCTATATAACGTTATCGCGATATAACTTTTGCATCGTTCCCAGCGTGATACGACGATTGTCTCGCAAGAACGTTGAAACGCGCGTAACGTctcctaaaaataaaatcgtgcATAATCTTGTCATCGGTCGGCTCGTCACTCCAGTAAAACGAAGATTGATTCGAAAACAAAAGTAGAATGTTATCGACTAGATCGGACGAATATTTTCGTCGGaagattatttcattcgtCGGAGAGAATTTCAGGGAATCTGGAACACTCGCGGCGACTTTTTTCTTGGTGCCATTGACGTGGCAATTTAGACGGAAACGACGATAAtctcttcttcgattttcctcttcttcctccgcTCTGCTCCATCGGACGCACAACGATCGCGTTCGTACGCACGAAGAGGTGCATACGTTCGAGCGACGCGTAGCAGGATCGAttcaacgagaagaaaaaaagacgcgCTTGGCCCAGATTTAGAGATATCTCGCTCGGTCGACGACTCGAGGAGTAGCCTCGTATTATACCTTTACTTTTGCTTTACAAAGAAAGCAAAAGCCCTTTCTCCGCGGAGTCATTCTCGATCGAGCAGCGTTTCTAAAAAGACCCAAGTTTTTAATCTTCCATAACGCCATCAAACTTCGAAAGATCGCGTATACAGGTGTAACTACGCCGACGACTCGTCGAATCTGCTACGACCTATATTCCGTActtggggaaaaaaaaaactttagaGAAAAACGTTTTCAACTGGAACGGTTTCGCTTCGAAACGACTGCATCGGTATGCCCGTGGCTATCAACGGCACGATATCCCACGGACATCCTGGAAGGAACTCGGTAATCCCGCCTACGCGACGTTTCTTCTAATCGCGAGTAGACCCTCGCTTCGCGATACTCGATTCGTTCCAATCGACATCTCTCAATCGCGCATCGATGAACCTTGTCCGTCCAAAAGCCCGAATCCAACTACTacgaattatatcgaaaaaaatgcAAACGTTTGTACCAcctctatacgtatatacgtacaattaGTAATCCATAACACAAAAGACGTAGAAAACGAGGTCGTCGTAGTCGATCGACGATTACTAATCctcgatcgaaagaataatGGACGATTACGGAAGGACGGGACAATCGCGTCTTATTTACGCAAGCGGATGCGTCAGAGCGTCGACGTTTCTAACTCTCCTAATCTCCGAATGCTCAAGAACAAAGACCGCTTCGACGAATTTTAAGAAAGCGATGAATCGAACTAtatcgctctctttctttcccatcgaagaaaatact
The DNA window shown above is from Vespula pensylvanica isolate Volc-1 chromosome 18, ASM1446617v1, whole genome shotgun sequence and carries:
- the LOC122635426 gene encoding nuclear receptor coactivator 2-like isoform X8, translating into MSIATAENAGPSPCELLDPLWVKMSAITGSIGKKRKKSDAKPQSQINKCLNEKRRRNQENLYFDELAELISATDMSSGKTDKCQILQRTVDQIRHIRQQEGSNSHAVQQGEVSSSNPNILSNDQVGPILLEALDGFLFVLNSEGRVEYVTDNITQYINYTKDDVLGKDIYNIIHHGDHNTFMPTLLPMSLGWTSEPQPQTRNRTFNCRFLVKPPDDKDETMEEKQQRVSKYESMQICSALLPSNTERLESGDVSSESPDIGPCVMCVARRIPPNEKPVGTPIEQFTVKLDTAGKIIAVDVSWLSSAYAKYLTKVRDLIGTTIKDLCHPHDLNNLTAHLNDTLQVGESTSAVYRLRVSPDKFLNIQTKSKLFKANVMNGHDTDFMMATNSIIGDNDLTPIEGGQLSNNKVCSGHSSNRCANNSNNNNGNNNNNVGGLLMSVAHLNGQVSGISGGRGLTGTTHVATSSNSIAFSTGDSCNSLASLSTSNSFNHFSGSMDLEFELFRGSTWDLDGSGGWPERPESRGSGPTDSRPPSQPAPTSPSPQGGGTFSSNSAVPSHCSPLRAFSPSSSVNAAHTFSNSFPFSPLQESQSSSTLTGNNAAAAAAAAAAAAAAASAANNTGVNSNVNGNGATSVAIAAAATAPVILPGLNAKRIEEGKSGCPTSGTMDNATARTNASTPAETQNSVVSTESGRLRNLLTKGSSASEDSQDNANNDSDNQNKHRILKILLNQQDEDDYHSEHNNKMRTSPSNMPKPNMEHSKSSLGNNMLLQLLNEKNDDEDEEARAGLKKRNELLQQLLKDQDEERKLQEQQTRDDDPLLRSLGFRNSTPSPSQSGSDHSGLGSTAQVGQKRPGDDGDLNIAVKRPMDGSHQVSSTGTNASTNATSKLWEKNKMLASLLAKQPPQPTTIPPIPASVISATPQDKLPRGGGGSDRLKQHQSQQQQQQQQQQQQQQQQQQQQQQQQQQQQQQQQQQQQQQQQQQPWTGGHMQTVGGNNAITTTATSARTPLQSQSRQLPRQATNTYLSHMLSQQQRPQLGQVDSEFGDSGEYRQTCTDPTTWDNQSSDPDLSDILDQVIEFVPDEAITDSSAIANLLDVIEAPQNNAMNEKMAINAIQKSLMLCETAVNPTSSTITIPGTPPAYSTALVTTPVTTSHSYQPPPMYQQQARMRFNAQLVVRQTTAQFTQQQQLQLQQQRSKLIQQQQQQQLKQRLLQQQQQQQLLIPSNATATDQITTGIHNIDNLLNNTVAPNVSLQRSSVPDSQVSPGYGGSVQITSGHRLAHSYSHPSTLPQHPIVNNNFNSGQQVSAAAARLSPHSPANILSFSHPQPLSPRVTQGNYGTTPRLFNVNQVRSQQQPTAQQQLQQQQRSMPSPGTPASARQSPFPAETFPPPTSPTASQFPPGPNPGAPNPTAQYRLQRTTSTPSATTQLPGNASTTGSMTSEFVRQELRAIVGARTQQQQQQQRVPNSIPNNLSGQVSQDDLEALGLTFEMSTAGETVVNDGPAKSWAIGSTGSAPSSSRTTMEEAVRGDPKSSLLQKLLSE